Proteins co-encoded in one Nicotiana sylvestris chromosome 7, ASM39365v2, whole genome shotgun sequence genomic window:
- the LOC104243411 gene encoding large ribosomal subunit protein uL4c yields the protein MAASLSFFSSSIFLSNPNIQSSKHLLFRSPKQLSVAAIATIRSEVATIPILSFDGAEVGSTTLNLKSAPLDTARAVVHRGLTTDLRNQRRGTASTLTRSEVRGGGIKPYPQKKTGRARRGSNRTPLRPGGGVVFGPKPKDWSVKINKKEKRLAISTALSSASENTIVVEEFNDKFEKPKTKEFIDLMRRWGLDPKEKSLFLMTDVSDNVILSSRNIGTLKMLTPRTLNLFDILDSEKLVLTKSAVDFLNERYGDENEWEDEEEDDQEDNDGGEAEESTESSE from the exons ATGGCTGCTTCCCTCTCATTCTTTTCTTCCTCCATTTTCCTCTCTAACCCCAACATCCAATCTTCAAAGCACCTCCTTTTCAGATCCCCCAAACAACTTTCCGTCGCTGCCATTGCCACCATCCGTTCAGAGGTCGCCACTATTCCAATTCTGTCCTTCGATGGTGCCGAGGTGGGCTCCACCACTCTCAATCTAAAATCTGCCCCTCTAGATACCGCACGCGCCGTCGTCCATCGTGGGCTCACCACCGACCTCCGCAACCAACGCCGCGGCACTGCCTCCACTCTCACACGCTCAGAAGTCCGGGGCGGTGGTATCAAACCTTACCCTCAAAAGAAAACGGGCCGAGCTCGCCGCGGTTCAAATCGAACTCCTTTGCGGCCGGGTGGTGGGGTTGTGTTTGGGCCGAAGCCCAAGGACTGGTCAGTTAAAatcaacaaaaaggaaaagagactGGCCATTTCTACGGCGCTTTCAAGTGCTTCGGAGAATACTATCGTTGTAGAAGAGTTTAATGATAAGTTTGAAAAGCCAAAGACTAAGGAATTTATTGATTTGATGAGGAGGTGGGGTTTGGACCCTAAAGAGAAATCTTTGTTTTTGATGACGGATGTTTCAGACAATGTGATTCTGTCCAGCAGAAACATTGGGACTTTGAAAATGTTGACTCCAAGAACGTTGAATCTGTTTGACATATTGGATTCTGAGAAGCTGGTTTTAACTAAATCGGCTGTGGATTTCTTGAATGAGCGGTACGGCGATGAAAATGAATGGGAGGATGAGGAAGAAGACGACCAAGAAGATAATGATG GTGGTGAGGCGGAGGAGAGCACTGAAAGTTCTGAGTAA